The Leishmania mexicana MHOM/GT/2001/U1103 complete genome, chromosome 32 genomic interval GCTCGCATTCAACATTGCGAAGGGAATTTTGTGCTGCTCAGTCAGTAGCGCAGCGAAAGGCGGTGGGAAAACGATGATAGCGCCGGAAAGTGCGTCATCTTGTGCTGGGTTGTCATTACCGCTGTAAATAATTTCCCAGTCACTTCACCCCGCTGGCTTACCGGCCGTGGCCGGGCtcggtgtgcgggtgggcTCGAAGCAGCAGTGCCAAAGGGGAAAACGCTTGCTGAACAAGAAATGGATAACTGAAATGCGTGCGCGCGGAAGCTGGAGAGTGCGAGTTTCTAGACAACACACGGCCAGCAGGGGGGGCGCACGTTTCTTCTCCCAGTTTTCCACACTTAACTGAGGGAGGACGTCAGCCAAACAAAAAACCCGCATTGCGCATCCCTGCCGCTGGTGGCCGATTGAATGGGAAAGCCAAGCCGAGACGATGGCAGCGTACATTTTGTCCTTCAGCAGTGGCGGTTGTGCTTCGTACAGGCGCGCAAGCGGAGAGGGCAAGAAAATGCATTTTGTTTTGTCATGCTCGCTTTTTCATTTCGCAGCGTAGACAAAATCCGCTGGTGCAGAGTAGACACTCGCACAGAACGGGCTCTCGCAGCCGAGAAACGGCGTGGCGGGCGCGCATCTTATTGTGCAGAATATGTACACCCCCCCCTTTCAGCTTTACAGGCTCGAAGGAAAAGGTGGCGATGCTCATGACACGTTCGCGTTCTTCCTGCCTCTCGTCATTTTACATCTCTGCACTcaactctctctctctatccttTGCATACCCCACGTCTTCTTTCCCGCCGCCTTATTCACTTGTGGTGGCGGTTttcttgctttttttttcgcagTGACAGTGCTTGGCTCCATCCAGGTTTTTCCCTGCCGCCTGCATGCTCACGGCCGCTatcctccctcctcctcactaCGCATCTTCTTCTTTCACCGTTCGGGCGCCTGAACCCTCTTTCCATTCTCCCCTTTCACTTCCATCGTTTtatcacccccccctcctccccaccgcACTCCATCCCACCCCTCGCGTCCACGCTCAGATTTTTACTTTGCGTACCGAGGCAGCATCCGGTGGTGAAGAAGAAGCACCTCAAACGCAAGCAAGGGAAGGGCTGGCTCGGTTTTCTCGCTGTGCGTGGCGTTGCCCATCACATTCCCCTATTTCACGTTTCTCTTCCGTTTTTTCTCTGAGCCTCTTCCGTGTCCATTCCCTTCCTTCTTTCGCACCCACTCAGTGGGCATAtaccctccaccctcccccctctctctgctaCGGTGGCTctctgcaccgctgcacccaCCTTTACTGCTATCTTCTGTTGCTTCACCTCCGGCGTTTCTCTTGTCGTTTGCTTCACGCTGGCTTTTCGGTCTCGTTCGCCGTCTTGGTTCCCTCACGCAACCCCCACTGTCCCTTCATTGAGTTCGATTTTGGGCAGGTCACTGTTGCTGTTCTGCTCTATCTGTCGTGCACTAGAACAGTGCCGCAGGGTCGCCGTttttcacacacacacacacacacacgcatacatacagACATACAGGACTGCTACGACTTGTGTCATCTTTGGCAGTCGCTCTGTGTACGGTGTCGCACCACTATCGCGCCCCCTTCCGTTTTCCTGTTTCCCTCGTTAGCTCGGCACCTCGTCACCCGAACACTTAGCGGCTCACCATGCCCTCCTGGACTGCAGCGAAGCCAGTTCCAAACTGGCCGGTAGAGCAGGAGACGCAGGCGTCTGGCGTGACGAAGCCTGCTGGCGCTTCGCCGGCACCAGAGGCCAGAAAGATCTCCGCAAACGGCAACGCTTTCGTCTCCGCTGCTCCAGCCAATGCTGGCGCCAAGCCAGCCATCGCTTACCGTGCTTTCCCAGGAAGCGGTGGCGTCAGGGGGCCTGCAGTTAACATCATACCTGGTCTGCGGCccccgcagctgcagcagccaaAGGGTAACGCCATGATGATGGACAGTGGCTACGGCAACTCGATGTACCGCCCCAGCAACATGAGAGGCTATGCCAGCATGTGCGACTTTGGCGGCATGAGCTCGACGCAGCCACCGGGCTTCATGTACGGTAATCGGAATGGTATGGCCAGCGGCTCCGGCTCCATGGGTGGGGGCCAGGACGGCATGGGTGGCTACGGCTCTATGGCTGGCGGCGTTTCGATTTACGGTGGGATGGGTTGCAAATCGATGGTCTCCTTGTACGGGATGGGTGGTTCGATGAACTGGATGTACGGCATGGGCGGCAACCCAATAGGCTCCCTATACGGCATGGACGGTCCGGTGGGCTTCATGTATGGCATGGGGTGCCCGACGGGTTCCATGTACGGCATGGGCGGCATGGGCTACATGATGGCCCGCTCCATGAGCTTCTCCTCCTACGGTGGCCAAAGCATCTACGGCTCGATAGGCGGCAACTCGCTCATGAAGATTGGTGACAGCGCTTACAGCATTGGCGGCATGTGGAGTACGGAGCCGGGCTCCCAGGTGCGTCGGCACCCCGACTGCGACATGCCAACTGTGGCAAAGGCTCTGCAGGACGACGATGAGACGCGCAGGTGCCTGGTTCCCACTACGGCAACAATGCAGAGGGGTGCGGACAACCAGCTGCCCATGAAAGGTGCTGCTACTGCCGCGACCAACGGCGCCAAGGCCGCAGAAGAGTACGAGAAGGTGGCGAGCGGCGACAAGTCGAAGTTGGAGGGGGACGACCACGTGGACGAGAGAGTGAAACAGGAGACTAAGTCGCGGGCGAGgtcctcgccgccggccGTCCTCAACAGCGAAGTCTCCGCTGCAAAAGCCAACGAGGACAAGGACGGGGTCACCTTCCGCAACGGTATCCGTGGCATCGTTATTGTCGAGAACGCCAAGAGCACAACGGTGATGGTGGAGAGGGCGGAAACGGGCTATAAGGTGTCCCTAAAACTGGCGTCTGGCGAGCCAGCAGAATGCAAGGTGAGCGAGGTGATGGAGGGCGCCGACGCGGACATGAGCAAATCCGCCGTACTGAACACTGTTTCGACACACCTGCTCAGCGGCCACAATGTCGCCTTGATCGCCGTcgacagagaagagaaaaTGTCGGCAGCCGTAGAGAATGCCATCGTCACATTCTACGCGGGATCGCTTGGGAAGCTGGTGGGAGACCACGAGTGGAGGGCAACCTTCTCCGCGGCAGCGATTTCGGGTGCGACCAACTACCGCGACCTGCAGGACGAcaaggcgacggcggcccTGCCGAAGGCCATCGCGCTCGGCTCCAACCCCATCTGCGGCGCCTGCATCATGGACCTCAAGAAGGTGATGATGAAGGACGTAGAGACGGTGGCAGTGCACGTGAAGGGTGTGCTTGCGAAAAAGACGCACCCGCGGGAGACCGTGCTCATGCAGGCCATCTTGCGCATCCGCATGGAGAAGGACTTGTTCATCTGCTCCATGAACGCCTACGTCGTGCGCGACAGCGAGACAGCGGAGGCCTTGGCGATCCTCGACGACCGCCGCGTGCCAGTTCCAGTGCTGCGCCCCGCCATTGGCGGGTCGACGTGCACGACCGCCGTCATGTTCCTCTccggcgctgccccggcggcggcggaggcagaaGCGATGCGCATCATGGGCACCCTGTGTGCGAAGGAGAGctcgccgcctcgcagcggTAATGTGCAGTGCTTCATCGAGTACGCGGACGAGCAGATCAAGAAGATCGGGGAGATGGAAAATCTCAGCAGCGCTGAGAAAGAccgctgcgcgcgcatgGTGAAGAGGATGCGGACAATGGCGAGCGATGCAAGGGAGCTGATCGGCAACATGGAGATGGAGCCAAGCGTGTACCCTATTCATAGCAAGAGCAGCGCCCCCAGCGTGGCCGCACTGGCAGCAGCTGACAAGGAGAGCAATGCCAAAGAGGCCGCTGCGCTGACCGAAGCCGCCAAGACGGGCGACATCGCCGCAAACAGGAAGCCGAAGCAGGCGGCCGTCCCCGACGGCAAGGCGCCGACTGCGGAGAAGCATGCACTGCACTCGAAGGCAGAcgctgcgacgccggcggcaccagcgagCCCCTTCAACTCAATCCACCGTCTAGCGTACCTGCAAGACGCCATTGCGCCGTCTATCGGAAAGGTGGTGCAGGTGATCGTGGACGGCGGGATGAAAGCGTATGACGTGGACGAGTGCATTGAACGCCCTGCCGGCGCAAATGTGCACGCCGTGGGAGAGTCCAACGAACTGAGGCGCATGGCGGCCTTGGTAGCCGCCGGCTTCAACGTCGCCCTGCTCGGCGCGGAGTTCACGGAGCCGACGCGACCGGGTGCGCAGATGACGTGGCAGTATGTGAGACTCTTGCTCACGTTGGTGCTCAAGTCTGCCGAGCCGGAGACGGCAACGGAGGCGACGCTGCACATGTCCGTGGTGCACGAGCGCGAGGTCCTGGCGGACCTGGGCTCCGGCGACACAGCACGACATTCCCTGGTGGTGGCCATGTCGCCCCTCTTTGGGCCTGTGGTGCAAGGCAGCACCGGGGTAAAGGCCAGCACGCCAGAGGAGttggaggaggtgatgagCAAGACACTCGCCAACGCCAAGCCGGCGCTGAAGGATGGCGCCATGATTGTGATGACAGCGGTGGTGCGACAGAACCGCCACGACGATGTGATGGTGGGCTCCGTCTTCGCCGTCTCGTCGGCGGACCTGCGCCCGTACAAGAGCATTCTTGAGCACAACCCGAGTTACTGTCGAACTCTCTTTTCTTACGCCCTCGGTGGCCCGTCGTCTACTGGCGTTCTCATCACAGCCTCCCGCAAGATGAATGCGCCGGAGCTGGCGAACGCGTTCAGCATGCAGCGCAACGTGGCTCACGTTGGAGTGCCGGCCTCGCGCAGAGGGAGCGTGAGGGAGTTTATCCAGTATGCACGCGGCTCGCTGGAGCGGCAAAAGAAGAAAGTGGCCGCGGAGACGGAGCCGGCagagaaggaggcggcggagaagAGTCTATGTCGCCTCGCGGAGAGCCTGCGCGACCACGAGGAGCTGTTGGCCAACCCGAAGACTGCTGAGGTCAAAGCCTACCCACCCGAGTCTGTTGCAGGAGTTGCGTTGTCGCCGACGGCAAGGGAGTGCCCGGGCCGcgcggcgacaccgccggaGTTGCAACAGTTTCTGGAGCGTGGCGCCGAGCTCCAGCGTGAGGAGGCACAGAAGGGCACCGCGAGGGTGACCCCAGATGCGGATCGAGCACCACAGCCACAAGAGGCCAAGTCCGAAAAGCTGCAATCACTGCAAGCGCATCAGACGGAGGAGCCAAAACTGCAGAAAGAAGAGTTGCGGAAGCCGCAGCccgccgaggagcagcagacacCACAGCAAGGGAACGCATTCAAGGAGGAGCCGCAGGAAGCCGTGCAGGACGACAACACACAGGCGGTGCAGATCCTGGCCGTCATCACAGAGGACATTTGCAGTGGCTTGCAGGTGAAAGAGGGGTGGTCAGtagagagcagcggcgagcaGCTCATCGTCACGGATGTCCAGGGGCCGCACAGCTTCCTGGTGGACGAGGTGGTAGTGCGGCAGAACCGCGGCTCACCCATCGACTCGACAGTGCTCGAGGAGTTGCGCCACCGTTTTTTGCAGGGCAACAATGTAGCCCTCCTCACCACTGAGGCTCGCGGCTCTATGGCGAGCCTGGAGATGGTGGACCGCACGGTGCGCCGCATTCTGGGCAAGATGCCGCCGTCCAACTCGCTCTTTATGTCGCTCTGTGCActgaaggagaaggagaacgCCGTGCTCGACACGCTCACCGACGGCGGTGAGTTCCAGACCGTTGAATTGAACGCGTCGCCCCTGTTCGGCCCGTCGATGGCCGGCGCCAACTTCGTAAAGGTTAGCATGGTGGAACAGTTCTCAAAGCTGATGGGCGGTGGCCTTCGCAAGTGCGGCCAGAgtcgcgcgtgcgtcgtACTGCAGCTCGTGCAGGTGGAAATTagggaggagcagcaggacgTCAACGTGTCCTCGCTTCTCGCTCTCATGTGCCCTGGCGACACCTCCATCTACCGCCACGCGCTGGACCAGCCAGTCAGGGAGCACGGGCTGCTCTCCCTGGTCTTCAGCGGTTCCTGTTACACGGTCTTCGCCGTTGGCCTGACGAGGCAGCCGATCGACGAGGGCTGCCTGATTCTCCCGCGCCTCGGGCAGGCCTTCAAGGGCTCGGTGCGTAACTTCAAGCCACGCGGTGGCAGTGTGAAGCGTTTCATTGAGCACACCAACAGAGTCGTCGCGTATATGCAGCAGAACTGTGagcgcaccacctccgacgaggagaaggcgaagatGCAGGGGTACATCGACGCGGTGAAGTTTATACTGGAGCAGTCCGAGGCCTACCTGGCGGACCCCGTTAACAAGATGCCGCCGAGCTTCCCCGACGTGCGCGAGCGCCGTAAGCGCTAGGGCACTTTCCTCGGTCAGTGCCGGCTTTGCGTCTGGCCGTGTATATGTTGATGAACGGTGATTTATGTTTGTCTTcttgtgtctgtctgtcctGTTCCTCTTGCAGCAAGTCAGCCTCCGACGTTTATGCCAGTCATCACTGTAGCcattctctcttcctcgttgTTGGAGAGGTTTGGGCGCTCTCTCGTTTCACGGAGCTGTGCGCCCGTGATGCCGCCTGCCTCTGTTGTGGATTTCCGACGACGGGGAGGAAGGAGAAAGGGGCGCCACAGCGAGAGGGACAGAAAAATGCTCTTGGAGATTATTTCTCTGCCTTTCGCCCTTATGTCCATGGACGCaagcgagggcggaggggatgGAGATGGATGCGTGCCCGATGGCGTGATGGACAGGAAATGAAACGTaggcggcgcagcgtgaGTGCTgttcgtttttctttgtaCGAGTGCGtaaggggagaggggggggaggggtgtattgggaggggagagagaggacaagtgttttctttctctccgtGCCTTTCTTCTCCCTGCACGccccgccacacacgcacacttcTGAAGCCCTGGACCAACTTCTTTGGCGTTTCTTTCTCTTTACTCTCTTGTGTAGTGTATGGGTGCACCAAAGGCCTTGTAGCCGCTCGTTGCGTGGATACGCACATGTCCCCATCTTCGTCATCTCCCTTTCCGTCTCGTGCCACTCGCTGCTCCCCATTGTCTTCCCCCTGCAACACTCGtcctgctctcctcctcccgcatCCGCGCGTGTCTTTCCTTGTCTCGCTGTCCTAGGCACTGCGGCCTAGCATGTGTATCGCTTATGGTGATCTGGAACCTGCACTGCAGGATTGGGAACgagggaggcgaggcagggtgaaagagggagagaggggggggggtgccgTCTCGCACCCTGCTTCCCTGTTCGTCTCATGCAGTGTGAGGTGTTGCCATCAACATAGTCGATCTGTTCGCCTCTTGTTTCTTTGCTGAGGTTCTTCTCACTTGCGTCACCGTGGCATTCGCGTAGGCGATGGTGAAGGGCACGcttctgcgtgcgtgcgagtacatgtgtgtgtggatgtcgTGCACCCCTTTCTGAGGTGCTTATACAcctctatgtgtgtgtatctctatgtgcatgtgcataTCTACAGATGGCGTTTTCATGTTGTGTCTGCGTATTTCTTCTCTGcgtttttttcctttttgtgtgtgtgtgtgtttgccggtgctggtgccctgccctgccctgccccccccccccgcatcTCCATGATGACTGTTATTCTTTTCATATGTTCGTTCTTTTCCCATCCCTTGCTCTGCGTTTTgtccgctcctcctctccgtccaTGTCTTagtctccctctccccatgtttttgcgcatgcgcgtgtgcgtgggtgacatggcgctgcggcactgcaATACAGCAGCACTGTGTAAAAGAAGGAAAAGGCGACAACAAAAAATGCTAAtaaaacgagagagaagtgaCGCTGGATGTGGGGACTGGAAATGGATCCTCTCCTATGTGGTGAAGCAGGCCAGCGATGCGCCTTCAATCTTGAAAAAATGAGAAGTAACAGAGGttcagtgtgtgtgtgtgtggacggCAGGTGTATGGAGATGATGCtagtgggaggaggggggggggagcagggGGCGAGTGGCGGGTATTGGCACATTTTCCTGTATAACACgacctcctctcctctcttccgtGCCCTGTCGGTCTCTTCAAGCGCCCGTTTTTTCTTATATTGCCTCGGACGGAGACGGTACTCCGCACCGATGCCGCCTCTTGTTTCGTTCCCTTCTTGAGCTCTTTCTTCTTGTCTCGCATTTAGTACCGCTACTCCCTGCGCGCTCGTCGCCACCTTCCACAAAGTACCAAAAATTTCTCTGCCTCCACCCTTATTCTGGTGTGATCGACGGCGGTGGGAAAGGACTGGCGATGCAGTGGCGCGAAACACGGGTGGCCGACACCTCCATCGTTCTTTTGTTTACGTCTTTCTGTGAATTTTGTTACCACGGAAAACATGCGCACAAGTCATGTGTcacctccttccctcttgcTGTGCGTGAGTATCTCTAAGCTCGTGCGCGTCGCTCTTTCTGTGCTGATTTATAATGATTAATatcctcccctctcgccccTGATGACCGGAGACACATCAGCGTGGTATCTCATGAACCAGAACCTCACTCTCTGTGGGAGGAAGCCAGGCAGCCCGCCctatccccctccccacgccgcaccacctctggtggtgacaagGTCATGCACCAACGACGTAGGGTGGGCGAAGCGATCTAtggctgctgatgtcggcggtcaggtcctggatgaGGCTGCGGTGGAGACACCTGCCATAGTGAACACGTCTGTGCCATCGAAAcgatgggcagagtgtccgCGTGACGCGAACGCATCCCATCCGGTCCTCTCACTCCCTACTGGTGGTAGGCAGCCTGGGTGCTAACCCGATGTGGAGGCACCAGGTGGCGACGGGCATGATGGGGAAgtggctgtgaggcgacctaCAAAGTGTCGGATCGGTAGATTTTGATCCAAGGACCGTGATCTGATGGCTGAGTTGGCATCATTGCTGTACCACGCGTCTTTCGCTGCTCTGCACCACGTGATGGAGCCTGTGCCTGGGTGGGGTAGAGTGGGGCTCAGATTATGTCCTATGGCAGAGAATGAACGCGGTGAAAGGAAAAGATTCTCCTCTATTCTTTGTTCTCTTTTGCCATGTCACGattcgctgtgtgtgtgtgtgtgttggctATTCCTgtccctctttctcttcgcACTCCTGTCTCTGTCCGTGTTTGCACACGACATTACGATGTGCTTTACGTTACTTTAACAGTTTCGCGCTGTTTCCTATCACACGTATGTGCGTCTTCTTCAGCACCAGCATTTtgtccccaccccaccccctctgtTTGCCTCCCTCTTTGTATGCCTCatcacctccctctccatcacTTCGCCTTTGCCCTTTGCCTGGTTGTGTTTGGTGATGTCCTTTTCGCCGCTATGGTGGACTGCGGTGCGGCTGGAAGTATGAGaggtctgtgtgtgtgtttatcTCACCTTTTACGTTGGTGATGTCTTCTTGCTAACGTATGTttccacctccacccccctGCTTGCGTGTCGGTGCATTCCCCCCTCGCTCACTCGTATACGCGTATGTGACAGCTGTCGTGTctttcttcctctttctGTCCCTTCTCCGCTTGCTCATTTTTGCTCTGTTGACGTGGCTATTCGACGCCTCCGTGGCCTATCATGCCTATCGtgcctctccgtctctcccttcccccctctctctccgcgtgtgtgtgtgtgcgtgtaattttttttgtgtgtgtgccactgcatttttttttcgtgtttcAGCTGCGAGCATGTGCGCGGTGCGGTTGGCGCTGTTATCCGCTTCCCTATGTGAATTGTTGTTCTCTCTTCTTGTCTTTCGTGTGGAAGAGCATTACCCGTACCAGACATCGACAGCGATGCGAAGAAGAGTGCCGGTACCAACGCACAACTTGCCAGTATGATCGCTCACGATCTCTGCGCGCAGAGAGGATTCACACGAGACGtgcaaggagagggaggggatgggCAGAATACGGTCTgttgggagggggggatgctgtatgtgcgcgcgctgggGCGAGGATGCAGGTGTAAGGAGAGATGAAGCATGGAAAGAATGCCTTTGCATGTCCGTTTCTCTTTGTCTCTTTTGCCCTCTGTCcttgccctctcctctgcctcagTGCCGCGCCTGTTCCTCTCCTAGCCTCCTCCACTAGCggggcacgcacgcacgcacagcacagcacaggCTCAGCTATGTCGCGCAGGGAGGGCGCGTTCTCTGCCCTTTCCATAtgagcaacaacaaaaggaaCACAGCCCCGCTGCAGCGAAATGGCCTGATGGCTGAGTATTCTTTCGTTCTTACTCTACTGTTTTTCTCCTGGAGCGCGCATTTGAACTCGCAGAGGTATGACGCGTCCATGACCGGTGCGCGATGGCTCACCTCCTTCCACCCCATCCCACTGCCGGCTCTCTTTTccgcctcccttctctctctcttgctgcgtCGACACCTATCAACACGTCCTTGCGTCTCTTGGCCACtctgtgctgctcgtgcttctctctcccctcgcgcTCTGCGTGTCTCTACATCTCCCACGGATGACATAGAGCTTTTGCCAGTTTTTCTTTGCTTCGTTCTCTtctccgcgcacgcgcatctctcctcctcctccttctccttcactATTCGTCACTgagagcgtgcgcgtgtgggtgtgccgT includes:
- the LMXM32.2905:exon:5 gene encoding conserved hypothetical protein, translating into MPSWTAAKPVPNWPVEQETQASGVTKPAGASPAPEARKISANGNAFVSAAPANAGAKPAIAYRAFPGSGGVRGPAVNIIPGLRPPQLQQPKGNAMMMDSGYGNSMYRPSNMRGYASMCDFGGMSSTQPPGFMYGNRNGMASGSGSMGGGQDGMGGYGSMAGGVSIYGGMGCKSMVSLYGMGGSMNWMYGMGGNPIGSLYGMDGPVGFMYGMGCPTGSMYGMGGMGYMMARSMSFSSYGGQSIYGSIGGNSLMKIGDSAYSIGGMWSTEPGSQVRRHPDCDMPTVAKALQDDDETRRCLVPTTATMQRGADNQLPMKGAATAATNGAKAAEEYEKVASGDKSKLEGDDHVDERVKQETKSRARSSPPAVLNSEVSAAKANEDKDGVTFRNGIRGIVIVENAKSTTVMVERAETGYKVSLKLASGEPAECKVSEVMEGADADMSKSAVLNTVSTHLLSGHNVALIAVDREEKMSAAVENAIVTFYAGSLGKLVGDHEWRATFSAAAISGATNYRDLQDDKATAALPKAIALGSNPICGACIMDLKKVMMKDVETVAVHVKGVLAKKTHPRETVLMQAILRIRMEKDLFICSMNAYVVRDSETAEALAILDDRRVPVPVLRPAIGGSTCTTAVMFLSGAAPAAAEAEAMRIMGTLCAKESSPPRSGNVQCFIEYADEQIKKIGEMENLSSAEKDRCARMVKRMRTMASDARELIGNMEMEPSVYPIHSKSSAPSVAALAAADKESNAKEAAALTEAAKTGDIAANRKPKQAAVPDGKAPTAEKHALHSKADAATPAAPASPFNSIHRLAYLQDAIAPSIGKVVQVIVDGGMKAYDVDECIERPAGANVHAVGESNELRRMAALVAAGFNVALLGAEFTEPTRPGAQMTWQYVRLLLTLVLKSAEPETATEATLHMSVVHEREVLADLGSGDTARHSLVVAMSPLFGPVVQGSTGVKASTPEELEEVMSKTLANAKPALKDGAMIVMTAVVRQNRHDDVMVGSVFAVSSADLRPYKSILEHNPSYCRTLFSYALGGPSSTGVLITASRKMNAPELANAFSMQRNVAHVGVPASRRGSVREFIQYARGSLERQKKKVAAETEPAEKEAAEKSLCRLAESLRDHEELLANPKTAEVKAYPPESVAGVALSPTARECPGRAATPPELQQFLERGAELQREEAQKGTARVTPDADRAPQPQEAKSEKLQSLQAHQTEEPKLQKEELRKPQPAEEQQTPQQGNAFKEEPQEAVQDDNTQAVQILAVITEDICSGLQVKEGWSVESSGEQLIVTDVQGPHSFLVDEVVVRQNRGSPIDSTVLEELRHRFLQGNNVALLTTEARGSMASLEMVDRTVRRILGKMPPSNSLFMSLCALKEKENAVLDTLTDGGEFQTVELNASPLFGPSMAGANFVKVSMVEQFSKLMGGGLRKCGQSRACVVLQLVQVEIREEQQDVNVSSLLALMCPGDTSIYRHALDQPVREHGLLSLVFSGSCYTVFAVGLTRQPIDEGCLILPRLGQAFKGSVRNFKPRGGSVKRFIEHTNRVVAYMQQNCERTTSDEEKAKMQGYIDAVKFILEQSEAYLADPVNKMPPSFPDVRERRKR